The nucleotide window CTGATGGTCGCTATTGAGCAGCGTTCCGTCGAGATCGGTTGCAATGACCTTGTACATGGTGATGAGGCAGCTAGCGGGAAACGTTCAATCCTAGCATCTGTGGCAGGGCGATGCCCTTGACGTACGTTCCGGCCCCCTTGCCGCGCGCCGCTCAGTTGCCCGCGGCGGCGTGCGTCAGCCGCTGGGCTTCCAGCTGCGCGAGCCGTAGCGCGCCAGTCGTGGAATCGGCGAGCGGGGCGCGCAGGCGCTCACGCACCGCTTGCGGCACCCACTCGCGCAGCGGCTGCCCAAGGCCGCCCGAGAGCGCCGCAGGCAGGTTGCCCGACGGGTCGAGCGCGGTGATGAGCTTCGCGATCTCTACGCCGGCTTCGGCGAGCAGCCTGGCGACGAACGGATGTTCGCGATGCGCGAGGACGACCGGCGCGAGGCTGGCATAGGCGGTCTGGTTGGCCGCGCACTGCCACACGATGAGGCTATCGCGATCGGTCGCCCGCGCGTGTGCGAGCAGGGACCGCGCGAAGTCGTCCATGGGCACGCGCGCGTCGAGCGCCTGCTGCGCCCAGACGATCGCGCGCAGGCCCAACCACGCACCGCTCGCTTCGTCGCCCGAGGGAAAGCCGAAACCGCCTGCAATGCGGCACTGGCCGTCTTCATCGAGCACCGCTGCGATGCTGCCCGTGCCAAGGGCGACCACGACGCCCGGCGCGCCGCCGTGCGCGCCCAGCAGCGTCGTGTAGGCGTCGCTTTCCACTGCGAGCCCGGCCACCGGGGGCGCGGTCGTGCGAAACGGCGCCAGCCAGTCGGGGTTGTTCACGCCTGCGAGCCCGCAGCCGAGCACGCATTGCGACCAGTCAAACGCAACGCCCACCTGCGCAAACGCAGCGCGGCACCCTTCCTCGATCGATTGCCAGGCGCGTTCGATACCGAGCCCGAGTCCCGACGGCCCCGCGGCCGCGCGCGCGAGTTCGACGCCATTCGCGTCGCCAAGCGCGATGCGCGTGCCCGTGCCGCCGCCGTCCACGCCAATCAACCAGGTGTATTTCTGCATGATGTCCGCTGCGCCTCGCGCGCCTGTGAGTCCGGTTGGAAAGCCAAAATTATTGTCGTGCCGCAGAGCCTAACGGCTTCCCCCAGTTCGCACAATCGGCCATCCGGCCAGGGTGGCGGCACGGCACCGATCCGCTATGCTTGCGTGGCCTGAACGACGTCTCGCAAGGAGAACTTACCGTGACACACCGCTGCAACTGGGTATCGGCCGGCGCGTCGCCGCAGTACGTGCAATACCACGACGAAGAGTGGGGCGTGCCGTCACGGGACGACCAGCATCTGTTCGAAATGATCGTGCTCGAAGGCGCGCAGGCAGGACTGTCGTGGTCCACGATACTCAACAAGCGCGAAGGCTATCGCCGCGCCTTCGCCAACTTCGACATCGCGAAGGTTGCGCGCTTCACGCCCAGGCACGTCGAAACGCTCATGCAGGACGCCTCGATCGTGCGCAACCGGGCCAAGATCGAAGCCGCCATCGCCAACGCCCGCGCCGTGCAGCAAATCCAGGCCGAACACGGCTCGCTCGCGAAGTTCGTCTGGTCGTTCGTGAACGACACGCCTATCCAGAACGACCTGGCATCGTATCGCGACGCACCGGTCTCGACCGAAGTCTCGGACGCCCTTAGCAAGGCACTCAAAAAATACGGCTGCAAATTCGTTGGCACGACGATCTGTTACGCGTTCATGCAGGCGGTCGGCATGGTCAACGACCATGAGCGGGACTGCATGCGTCGCGAGGCTTGCGCTGCACTTGGCAAGAAGAAGCGCGGCGCCTGAAGCGCGGCGGACCGCGCCCGCAACCACACAATGTCGCCCACGGCTCGGGCAAGTATCGAGCGGGGCGCGACGCGCCTCGCCAACCCTTGTCTGGCACGGTTTTGCAAGACGCCAGAACGATTGCGTCCAACACCAACCGAGGCAATTTCTCATCGCTACAGTGTGCAGCCCCACTGTTTTCCACTGGCGTGCCGTTATAACGGGAAGTGAATGCAGGCGTGTCAGGGGAACGGGTAGTGATGTCGGCCGGGAGGCCGGCGGCGCCGCATTAGAAGGGTATTAACCTGTGCCTGGCAGCTGGGCAGCAGGGGGCTGAAATGAAAAATGTCCACTTCCTGACTCATCAGGAGATCTTCGACCGCGCGGTGGCCCATCTCTTTGGCCAGGGGCGCGCGGCACTTCTTCCACGCGGCGGCGGCGCCTACCGGGGCGGTGGCTGTGGGGGCGGCCACGGCAGCGCACACAGCTACGGCGGTTGCCCAGTCGGCAGTTTCATCCGGGCACGCGACTATATGAGCGCCATGGAAGGCATACCCGTGCGCTACATCGGCCGTGAGACGAATGACGTGCCGCTCTATATGGATGTGGGCGTTGCCGCACTGAAAAAGGCGCTGCTGCGAGCCCACATCAACATCTACGATTCGGCTACGATCGATCTGCTGAGTTGCCTGCAGAACGTGCACGACGTGTTTGGCGTGTGGGAATGGCGCGAGCGCCTTTGCTCGATTGCCGCGCAGTTCGGCTTGTCGCCCGAACAGCTGAAAGACGCCGCCTGATATTGGCCAGCGTGCAACGCGCACAGGATCGACGCACAAACGCAAACGGCGGCGCAGCTTCTTGCGAAGCATGCGCCGCCGTCTGGCGGAACACCGAAAAGCGAAAAAGCTTAGTGGAGCTTCTTCGGCAGCATCTGGCTGCGCAGGCGCTTGTGCAGGCGCTTAACTGCAGCTGCCTTCTTGCGCTTGCGAACGGCCGTCGGCTTTTCGTAAGCTTGACGCTCACGCAGCTCGGCGATCAGGCCGTTCTTTTCGATTGCGCGGCGGAAGCGGCGAATTGCCACTTCGAACGGCTCGTTTTCCTTCAGAAGAATCGTCGTCATGTATTTCCTAACTCAAATCGCTTAATACGGTTCAAAGGCGTGAGCGTCAAAGCCGCTCACGCGCCGGCCCTCCGGTCGTTCGCCACATTGGGGCTAAACGAGAGGCAAGGCGGCCACGGAGGCCGGAAAAGAGAAGTAGGGGGTTCACAGCGGAACGCGATCAGGTCGACCTTGCTGCAACACACCTGACCGCCGGTTTGCGGCCGCCAACAGTAACGAACACGGCAACAAAACAGGCAAAGATCTCAATTCACTCTCAATGATATCAGGAAAGGATCTGCCTGACCAGGGTTTCTTGATTCTAGTCAGTCACTTGCGCGGCGTGCCGCAGCCGCCGCGCAAGTCCTGTCAATTAGGACACCTGGACGAATGCCCCTCCTCGCGCATCAGGCACTCGCGTCATTGAGCGCCTGGATATCCGCCGGATCGAGCTTCAGCCGCACGGCCGCCGCAAGGCTCTCCAGCTGATCCAGCGAAGTCGCGCTCGCGATCGGCGCGGTAATGCTCGGGCGCGCGATCAGCCATGCCAGCGCAACCGCCGCGAGCGTGCTGCCGTGACGTTCGGCCACATAGTCGAGCGCCGCGAGGATCCGGATGCCGCGGTGATCGAGGTACTTCTCGACGCGCGAGCCGCGCGTGCTCTTCGCGAGATCCTCGCGCGAGCGGTACTTGCCCGAGAGAAAGCCGCTTGCGAGGCTGTAATAGGGCACGACCGCGATCTTCTGCGCCATCGCCACCGGTTCGAGATCGGCCTCGTAGTGGGCGCGGTCGTACAGGTTGTATTCGGGCTGGATGATCTGGTACGCGGGCAGCCCCGACTTCTTCGAAACCGCGAGCGCCTCCTCGACGCGTGCGCCCGTGTAATTCGACGCGCCGATCACGCGCACCTTGCCGGCCTCAATGAGCCGCTGGTACGCGCCGAGCGTCTCCTCGAGCGGGACTTTCTGGTCGTCCTCGTGCGAGAAGTACACGTCGACGTAATCGGTCTGCAAACGACGCAGCGAATCCTCCACTGCAGCCGTGATGTTCGCGGCGGAAAGACCCGGGCGGCGCGGATCTTTTGCAACCTTCGTTGCGATCACCACCTTGTCGCGCTTGCCACTCTTCGCGATCCACTTGCCGATGATCGTCTCCGATTCCCCGCCGTGGTTGCCGGGCACCCACGCGGAGTACACGTCTGCGGTGTCGATGAAGTTGAGGCCGGCGTCGGCGAACGCGTCGAGGATCGAGAACGAGGTGGCTTCATCTGCGGTCCAGCCGAAGACGTTGCCGCCGAACATGAGCGGAGCGACCTGCAATGAGGAAGTGCCGATCCTGCGTAGTTCCATGGGGCCTCCAGAAAAAGGGCGAACGGGAAAGCGTTGAGGATACGCCGCCTCGCGAGGCGCTGCAGCCGGCACGGGCGCGTGGCCAGGAACGCGCCGCTGGCGGCGCTGCGCTAAACCACGTGCAATACCGGCCGTAAACACGCTTGCAAACGGCATTACGCAGTCGTAAGTGCGGGAAAGAGCGGCAGGCACGCAGCGGCGCAACAAATTTTATGCGCCGCGCAAATGAGGTCTCGATTGTCGGTGCTTCCCCTCAAGTTTTTTTTACCCACGCCGACAACCTTCACTGAGGCGGCCAGCAATGAGAGATTGCTTCCGCCGCGGCCATAGTGGCTTGTAACGGGCTTGCAGCCCGCTTAGGAGAATTTCCATGCTCGGAATTAACAGCAATATCAACTCGCTCGTCGCGCAACAGAACCTGACGGGCTCGGGCAGCGCGCTGTCGCAAGCGATCACGCGTCTGTCGTCGGGTAAGCGCATCAACAGCGCAGCTGACGATGCAGCAGGTCTCGCGATCTCGAACATCATGCAGACCCAGATCAACGGTCTGACGCAGGGCGTGTCGAACTCGAATGATGGCGTTTCGCTGGTCCAGACGGCATCGAGCGGCCTCTCGTCGCTGACGAGCAGCCTGCAGCGCATCCGCCAGCTGGCCACGCAGGCAGCCAACGGCTCGATGACCAACGACGACCGCGCAGCACTGCAGCAGGAAGTCGCGCAGCAAGTTTCGGAAATCAACCGTATCGCTTCGCAAACGACGTACAACGGCATGAACGTGCTGAACGGTACGCTCGGCAACGTGTCGTTCCAGGTCGGCGCTAACGTCGGTCAAACGATCAGCTTGAGCCTCACGCAAAACATGTCCGCGGCTTCGATCGGCAGCGGCGTGCCGCAAGCTGGTCAGACGCTCGGCACGTTCAGCGGCCTGAGCCTGAGTTCCGCAGGCGCCTCGGTCGCCGCCTCGGCTGCAACCGTCACCTCCGTCAATGTGGTCTCCGACGGCAGCGGCGGCTTCACGTTCACGGACCAGAACAACCAGGCACTGAGCAACACGGCAGTCAGCGCGCTGTTCACCTCCTCGGGCGCCTCCGGCTCCAGCGGCAACGCGATCCAAGGCTCGGGCGCGGCGGTCTCGCTCGGCGTCACCGCCGCCTTCAATACGGCTGTCGGCTCGGGTGCATCCGCTGCTGTCGCCGCAGTGGCGGCTCAGGTCGACTCCTACAACGTGCCGACGACTGTTGCAAACGTCAACATCAGCACGGCAAGCGGCGCAAGCATGGCCATGGAGTCGATCGACAACGCACTGAGCACCCTCAACAACCTGCAAGCCACGCTCGGCGCTGCACAGAACCGCTTCACGGCAATCGGCACCACGCAGCAAGCTCAGTCGACCGACCTGTCGAGCGCACAGTCGTCGATCCAGGACGCCGACTTCGCACAGGAAACGGCGAACCTGAGCAAGTCGCAAGTGCTGCAGCAGGCGGGTATCTCGGTGCTCGCACAAGCGAACTCGCAGCCGCAGCAGATCCTGAAGCTCCTCCAGTAATACGAGCTTCTCTAGCCCAAGCGTTGCGCGCCCGGCCGCCATACTCGCGCGCGCAACGCAAGCCAATCGGGAGGATCGCCTCCCGATTGGCGTTTTCCAGACTTGAACCGATTCACACTGCAACGCCGACGCACGGAGCCCCTTCATGTCCACCGTATCCAGTTCGACAGCCAGCACGATCGCAAGTAGCGTCGCCGCTACAACCGCCGCGAGCAATGCCGCTTTGCAGGAAGCCGCACAATCGATCGTCAGCGGCTCGACCGGCTCGTCGATGGACGTGAACTCGCTCGTCACCGCGCTCGTCAACGCCAAGACTGCCGGCACGGCCGCTACGATCAGCGCCGAGCAGACCCAGGACAACACTGAAATTTCCGCGTACGGCGCGCTTTCCGCAGCGCTCTCCGCACTCCAGGCAGGCCTCTCGCCCCTCTCAGACGGCACGACCCTCAATGCATTCAGCACGACGGTCAGCGGCACTGGCATCACGGCCACCGCTGGCACCGGTGCAGCAGCTGGGTCATATTCGATCGACTTGAAGCAGGTAGCGCAGGCCCAGGTGCTCACCTCGACCGGCTACAACGCAACAACGGCGCTCGCATCGGGCTCGTCCACGATGACGCTGACGGTCAACGGCGCAAGCACCACGATCTCGCTCGACAGCACGAACAGCACCGTCGCAGGCATTGCGTCGGCGATCAACTCGGCCACGAACAATCCGGGCGTGACGGCAACCGTCGTCAACGGCGCCGACGGTGCGCACCTTGTGTTGCACTCGACGTCGACGGGTTCGCAAAATGGCATCAGCATCGCGATCAACGACTCGAATTCCGGCGACGCGTTGAACAACCTCGCGGTTACGACCACGGCAGGTACGGCGATCAC belongs to Paraburkholderia flagellata and includes:
- a CDS encoding DNA-3-methyladenine glycosylase I, translated to MTHRCNWVSAGASPQYVQYHDEEWGVPSRDDQHLFEMIVLEGAQAGLSWSTILNKREGYRRAFANFDIAKVARFTPRHVETLMQDASIVRNRAKIEAAIANARAVQQIQAEHGSLAKFVWSFVNDTPIQNDLASYRDAPVSTEVSDALSKALKKYGCKFVGTTICYAFMQAVGMVNDHERDCMRREACAALGKKKRGA
- a CDS encoding BadF/BadG/BcrA/BcrD ATPase family protein, which produces MQKYTWLIGVDGGGTGTRIALGDANGVELARAAAGPSGLGLGIERAWQSIEEGCRAAFAQVGVAFDWSQCVLGCGLAGVNNPDWLAPFRTTAPPVAGLAVESDAYTTLLGAHGGAPGVVVALGTGSIAAVLDEDGQCRIAGGFGFPSGDEASGAWLGLRAIVWAQQALDARVPMDDFARSLLAHARATDRDSLIVWQCAANQTAYASLAPVVLAHREHPFVARLLAEAGVEIAKLITALDPSGNLPAALSGGLGQPLREWVPQAVRERLRAPLADSTTGALRLAQLEAQRLTHAAAGN
- a CDS encoding aldo/keto reductase; the protein is MELRRIGTSSLQVAPLMFGGNVFGWTADEATSFSILDAFADAGLNFIDTADVYSAWVPGNHGGESETIIGKWIAKSGKRDKVVIATKVAKDPRRPGLSAANITAAVEDSLRRLQTDYVDVYFSHEDDQKVPLEETLGAYQRLIEAGKVRVIGASNYTGARVEEALAVSKKSGLPAYQIIQPEYNLYDRAHYEADLEPVAMAQKIAVVPYYSLASGFLSGKYRSREDLAKSTRGSRVEKYLDHRGIRILAALDYVAERHGSTLAAVALAWLIARPSITAPIASATSLDQLESLAAAVRLKLDPADIQALNDASA
- the rpsU gene encoding 30S ribosomal protein S21, which gives rise to MTTILLKENEPFEVAIRRFRRAIEKNGLIAELRERQAYEKPTAVRKRKKAAAVKRLHKRLRSQMLPKKLH
- a CDS encoding flagellin — its product is MLGINSNINSLVAQQNLTGSGSALSQAITRLSSGKRINSAADDAAGLAISNIMQTQINGLTQGVSNSNDGVSLVQTASSGLSSLTSSLQRIRQLATQAANGSMTNDDRAALQQEVAQQVSEINRIASQTTYNGMNVLNGTLGNVSFQVGANVGQTISLSLTQNMSAASIGSGVPQAGQTLGTFSGLSLSSAGASVAASAATVTSVNVVSDGSGGFTFTDQNNQALSNTAVSALFTSSGASGSSGNAIQGSGAAVSLGVTAAFNTAVGSGASAAVAAVAAQVDSYNVPTTVANVNISTASGASMAMESIDNALSTLNNLQATLGAAQNRFTAIGTTQQAQSTDLSSAQSSIQDADFAQETANLSKSQVLQQAGISVLAQANSQPQQILKLLQ